In Carya illinoinensis cultivar Pawnee chromosome 10, C.illinoinensisPawnee_v1, whole genome shotgun sequence, one DNA window encodes the following:
- the LOC122279896 gene encoding berberine bridge enzyme-like 21 codes for MRKSGSSNYVIVPLVIPLLLFLLSVSPSLQAASDSVYDAFIQCLSKQTNQPNQVSKIVYAQSNASYTSVLGAYLRNSRFNTSNTPKPVIIVTPTQESHVQAAVLCSKSIGIQMKIRSGGHDYDGLSYISDVPFIILDLFNFRSISIDIEEQTAWVGAGATLGELYYRIWEKSKVHGFPAGVCPTVGVGGHVSGGGYGNMLRKYGLSVDHVIDAKIVDVKGRILDKDSMGEDLFWAIKGGGGGSFGVILSYKINLVPVPETVTIFRVERTLEQNATDIVYKWQQVASITDDNLFMRMLLQPVRSRVQRDSMTIRASIVTLFLGNAEQLVSLLAKDFPELGLKKENVNETSWIQSVLWWANYDIGTSPDVLLDRNPGSSNFMKRKSDYVQTPISKDGLEWLWKKMIQIGKPGLVFNPYGGKMSEIPASATPFPHRAGNLFKIQYSVNWQEEGIEADKNYTTQIRKLFSYMTPFVSKNPRSAFLNYRDVDIGTHKNDENSYKDGKIYGVKYFNENFDRLVKVKTAVDPENFFWNEQSIPVLPR; via the coding sequence ATGAGAAAATCAGGTTCTTCGAATTATGTTATTGTGCCTCTCGTAATTCCtctgcttctttttcttctttctgtcTCTCCCTCACTGCAGGCAGCCTCGGACTCGGTTTATGATGCGTTTATCCAGTGCCTATCAAAGCAAACAAACCAGCCAAACCAAGTCTCCAAGATAGTGTATGCGCAAAGCAACGCTTCTTACACTTCTGTGCTGGGAGCCTACCTCAGAAACTCCCGATTCAACACCTCCAACACGCCAAAACCAGTGATCATTGTGACCCCAACACAGGAGTCCCATGTCCAGGCTGCTGTGCTTTGTTCCAAGAGCATTGGCATTCAGATGAAAATCCGGAGCGGCGGCCATGACTACGACGGCTTATCTTACATCTCCGATGTGCCATTTATCATCCTGGATCTGTTCAATTTCCGGTCTATCAGTATTGACATCGAGGAACAGACTGCTTGGGTAGGAGCCGGCGCCACGCTTGGAGAACTTTACTACAGAATTTGGGAGAAGAGCAAAGTGCATGGCTTCCCCGCCGGTGTTTGTCCGACTGTAGGCGTTGGTGGGCACGTGAGCGGTGGAGGGTACGGTAACATGTTGCGTAAATATGGACTGTCGGTGGATCATGTCATTGACGCGAAGATTGTAGACGTTAAAGGTAGAATTCTTGATAAGGATTCGATGGGGGAAGATCTGTTTTGGGCTAtcaaaggaggaggaggaggaagcttTGGAGTAATACTTTCGTACAAGATTAATCTAGTTCCTGTTCCTGAAACAGTAACGATTTTCCGGGTCGAGAGGACCTTGGAACAGAATGCCACCGACATTGTTTACAAGTGGCAGCAGGTTGCTTCCATCACAGACGACAACCTTTTCATGAGAATGCTTCTACAACCCGTGCGTTCCAGAGTGCAGAGGGATAGCATGACTATTAGAGCCTCAATCGTGACCTTATTTCTTGGAAATGCAGAGCAACTGGTGTCATTGTTGGCGAAAGACTTTCCCGAATTGggtttgaagaaggaaaatgtCAATGAAACGAGTTGGATTCAATCTGTTCTTTGGTGGGCAAATTACGACATTGGGACATCCCCAGATGTCCTGCTCGACCGAAATCCTGGCTCTTCTAATTTCATGAAGAGGAAGTCGGATTATGTGCAGACCCCGATTTCCAAAGATGGGTTGGAATGGTTATGGAAGAAGATGATTCAGATTGGAAAACCAGGATTGGTTTTCAATCCATATGGCGGAAAAATGAGTGAAATCCCTGCTTCTGCTACACCTTTTCCGCACCGTGCTGGAAACCTGTTTAAGATCCAGTACTCTGTAAATTGGCAAGAGGAGGGGATTGAAGCAGACAAGAATTACACAACTCAGATCAGGAAGCTTTTTAGTTACATGACTCCATTTGTGTCCAAGAACCCAAGAAGTGCATTTCTCAACTATAGGGACGTTGACATTGGAACCCATAAGAATGATGAGAATAGCTACAAAGATGGAAAGATCTATGGGGTTAAGTACTTCAACGAAAACTTTGATAGATTGGTGAAAGTTAAGACTGCAGTTGATCCGGAGAATTTCTTCTGGAATGAGCAGAGCATTCCAGTTCTTCCAAGGTAA